Below is a genomic region from Hyphomicrobium nitrativorans NL23.
GCGCTTGCAGAAGCCGAAGTCGGTGCCGAGGTGGCCAATATCCCAGCCGCGAACCGCCGCCGGCTGCTGCTCGAATTTTTGATCGAGATGCAACTCTACTCGAATGCCGCGGATGGCGAGAAGCTGACCAGCGGGCCGGAGTTCGAGCGCCGCCTTGCGTATTGGAACACGCGGGCCAAGCGCGACGCCTATTACGAAAAGGCGGTCAAGGAGGCGATCGGGGAGGGTGTCGTCCGCGCGCTCTATGACGAGAAGGTCAAGGAACTCACCCCCGAAGAGGAGGTGGAGGCCAGCCACATCCTGGTCGAGACCGAGGAGCAGGCCAAGGCGCTGGCCGATCAGGCCCGCGATGGCGGCGACTTCGCCAAGCTCGCGGCCGAGCACTCCAAGGACCCCGGTTCGAAGGCGAACGGCGGCAAGCTCGGATATTTCGGCAAAGGGCAAATGGTGAAGGAATTCGACGAGGCCGCCTTTTCTCTGGAGAAGGGCGAGATCTCGAAGCCGGTGAAGAGCCAATTCGGCTGGCACGTGATCAAGGTCGAGGATCGCCGGATGAAGCCGGTGCCGACCTTCGAGGAGGTCAAGGGCCAGATTTCGCACGCCATGGAGCAGCAGAAAGGCCAGCAGGTCTCGAAGGAGCTGCGCGACAAGGCAACGGTCGAATACGTGGACAGCGAGATCCGCGAACAGGTGGAGAAGGAAGTGGCGGCCCAGGCTGCCCGCCAGCAGATGTTCGATCAGCAGATGAACGAGCAACTCCAGAAGCAGCAGGATCAGCAAAAGCTCGAAAACGAAGCCAAGTAGCTTCACGCGTCTTGGAGCTTCAACTCATCGGTCGGGCCGCTTGCAAAGGGCGGCCCGATTGTGTCTCGTCCTCCCGTTGCCGCTCACTTCTTCCGTGCCGGAGTCTCTCATGGGCCAGATTACGACCCGCTCGCCGTTCACTCCCGATAGCCTGCCTCGCCTTTTGCCCATCGAAGGCGTTCGTTTCGCCACCGCGGAGGCTGGCATCAAGTATCGCAGCCGCACGGATCTCATGGTTGCCGTTCTCGATGAGGGGACGACGGCGGCCGGGGTGTTGACCCAATCCAAGACCGCATCCGCGCCGGTTCTGCTTTGCCGCGAGCACCTGAAAGGGGGCGCTGCGCGGCTCCTGATCGTGAACTCCGGCAATGCCAACGCTTTCACCGGGAAGAAGGGTCGCGAGGCCGTTGAGATCACCGTGGAGGCGGGCGCGAAGGCTGCGGGGTGCGCGGCGGGCGAGGTGTTTGTTGCCTCGACGGGCGTAATCGGCGAGCCGCTGGATGCGGGGAAGTTCGCGCATCTGCTGGACGCGCTGGTGCGGGACGCCACGCCCGATGCCTTCGAGCTTGCCGCGCGCGCGATCATGACGACCGACACCTATCCGAAGCTCGCGACGCGCACCGCGCGGATCGGCGGCGTGGAGGTCGCGATCAACGGCTTCTGCAAGGGTGCGGGCATGATCGCGCCCGATATGGCGACGATGCTTGCCTTTATTTTCACCGATGCGGCCATCGGGTCCGAGGCGCTGCAGGCGCTGCTCTCGGAGCACGTCGAGACGACATTCAACTCGATGACCATCGACGGCGATACCTCGACCAGCGACACGTGTTTGCTGTTCGCGACCGGGGCGGCGGAGGCTCGGGGCCAAGCGCGCGTGACGGACGCGGCCGACCCTGCGCTCGCGGACTTCTCGGCCGCGCTTCACGACCTGATGCGCGATCTCGCGATCCAGGTGGCGAAGGACGGCGAGGGCTTGAGCAAGTTCGTGACCTTCGTCGTTGAGGGGGCGGAGAGCGTCCCCGCGGCGCGGCGCATTGCGCTTGCCTGCGCGAACTCTCCGATTTTGAAAACCGCGATTGCGGGCGAGGACCCAAACTGGGGCCGTGTCGTCATGGCCGTCGGCAAAGCCGGAGAGGCGGCGGATCGCGACAAGCTCGCGATCTGGTTCGGTCCCTATTGCGTGGCGCGCGATGGCGAGCGGGCGGGCGAATACGATGAGGCGACCGTGGCCGCCTACATGAAGAACCGCGAGATCGTGATCCGCGTCAATGCCGGGGTCGGCGAGGCTGCGGCACATGTCTGGACGTGCGACCTCACGCACGACTACGTGTCGATCAACGCGGACTACAGAAGCTGACACGCGGAGACCTGCCCGCGTTTCCGTCCTCGCCGAACGCGGGGCGAGCTTTCCGGATCTGAGCGAGTGGAGGCGGCTTTGGACCCTAATTTCTGGATCGAGCGCTGGAAGAACGCCGAGATCGGATTTCACCGGGAGAAGGTGCACGACTTTCTGCCGCGGTACTGGGCTTCGCTCGGCCTCGCGGCGGGAAGCGCCGTCTTCGTCCCGCTGTGCGGGAAGAGCTACGACATGGTGTGGCTTGCGGCGCAGGGCCATCGCGTGATCGGATGCGAGCTGTCGCCGCTTGCGGTCGATGCGTTTTTCCGCGAGCAGGATCTCGTGGCGGACGTGCGCCCGGAGGGTGCGCTTGCCGTCTGGTCGGCGGGGCCGTTCACGATCTGGTGCGGCGACATCTTCGAGCTTCCTCAGGAGGCGCTTCGCGACGTGGCGGCGGTGTACGACCGCGCGGCGCTGGTTGCCTTTCCGCCGAGCCTTCAGGTTCGGTACGCGGAAACGCTTCTGACCCTGCTGCCACCGGAGGCGCCGATGCTGCTCGTTTCGCTCGCTTACCCTGATGGCCAGATCAACGGGCCGCCGTTCTCCACGCCGCTCGCGCAGGTCGATGCCTTGTTTGCGGACACGCACGACATTGCGCTCGCCGAAACGCGGGACGGGCTCGACGAGAGCCAGAACCTCAAGGCGCGCGGCGTGACGTCGCTCGACGAGACGGCATATATCCTCAAGCGGACGTGATTTCGGCCGGGATTTCGCGAATGGCCCCGTAGGCGCGCGCGAGATCGTCTGCTGTTACGCAGTAAGGCGGCATGACGTAGATCGTGTTGCCGAGCGGGCGAAGAAGGACGCCGTTGTTCAGGAAGTGCGCACGCAGCGCCGGGCCCGCCGCGGCTAGATAGCCGCCGTCCGGTACGCGGAGGTCGATTGCCCCGATGGTGCCGAGACAGCGCGGGTTCGCGAAGCGGGCATCGTCGGCCAAGGCTGCGATCTGCGAAAGCTGCATCTCGGACACCGCCGCGATGCGATCCAGAACCGACTCTTCTTCCCAGATCCCGATGTTGGCGAGGGCCGCTGCACAGCAGATGGCGTTGGCGGTGAAGCTCGACGAGTGAAAGAGCGTGCGCGTGCGATCCTCGGAGAAGTGGGCATCGTACACTGCGGGGGATGCGAGCGTCGCGGCGAGCGGGAGCGATCCGCCCGTGATGCCTTTTGCGAGACACATGATGTCAGGCGTGATGCCTGCCTGCTCGCAGGCGAACAGCGTGCCGGTGCGGCCCCAGCCCGTCATCACCTCGTCGGCGATGAGAAGCGCGCCATGGTGCGCGCAGATGCGCTTCATTTCGGCAAGCGTGGCGGCGCTGTAGATCTTCATGCCGCCCGCGCCTGCGATCAGGGGCTCCACGACGAGCGCGGCGAGCGGAGCGTCACGGCAGGCCGCGTCGAGAGCGTCGAGGGTGGCCTGCTCGCGGCCCGCGACGGGAAACGGGATGTGCACGACATCGAATAACAAGGGTTCGTAGGTCGCATTGAAAAGGCCGCGACTGCCCGCCGACATCGTGCCGATGGTGTCGCCGTGATAGCCGTGTTCGAGGGCCGCGATGCGCGTGCGCGGCTCGCCAATTCCGCGCCAGTAGCCGAGCGCCATCTTGAGCGCCACCTCGACGGAGGTGGAGCCGCTGTCGGAAAAGAAGACGTGCGCGAGGCCCGGCGGGGCGATGCTGACGAGCTTGTAGGCCAAGGCATCGGCGGACGGATGTGTGAAGCCCGCGAAGATCACCTGATCGAGCCGGTCGGCCTGCGTCTTGATGGCTTCGACGATGGCCGGGTGACGATGGCCGTGCGTGACGACCCACCAGGACGAGATCGCGTCGAGAATGCGCCGGTTGTCCGTCGTTTCAAGCCATGCGCCCTTGGCTCGCATGATCTCCGTTTCCAGAGGTTCGAGCCCGTGTTGCGTGAAGGGATGCCAGATCGTCGTGCGGGCCATCAGCGCAGATCCTCGATGCGGAAATTCTCCGCAAAGGCCGCGGCGAGGCTAGCGCGTGTGAGAGGGGCGATATGCGGCAAACGGCCGAGCCGGCGCACGCCGCCCATCTCCACGATGGTGCGCTCCGTATCGGGCACCTCGTCGCCCACGAAGGCGACGCCGAGAATCGGAATGTTGCGGCCGTTCAGCGCTTCGATGGAGAGCAGGCTGTGGTTGATGGTGCCGAGCGCGGTGCGGGCCACGAGCACCACGGGCAAGCGCCAGGAGGCGAAGAGGTCGATCAGCAGCGATTGGCGCGTGAGCGGGACCATGAGGCCGCCCGCGCCTTCGACCACGAGGGGGCCCCTGACGTCGGGCAGAGTGAGATCGGCAAGGCTGATCTCGATGCCTTCCGCTTCCGCCGCGCGGTGGGGGGAAGCCGCCATCGCGAAGCGGTAGGCTTCCGGCAGCAGGCGTTCGGCGGGGAGGCCTGAAAGCGTGCGGACCTCTGCGCTGTCGCCGCCGTTTTCGAGGCCGCATTGGATCGGCTTCCAATACGCGGCGTCGAGCGCGCCCGCCAACGCCGCCGCGACGACCGTCTTGCCGACGCCCGTGTCCGTGCCGGTCACGATGAGGCCCTGGGTCATGCCGGAACCTCTTGGAGTGCGCGGGCGAGGGCATCGACGAGGCGAGCTGTCGCTTTCTCGCCTGCGTTGAGCGTGAGAGACAGCCGGAGGCGCGCGGTGCCTTCCGGCACGGTGGGCGGGCGGACGGCGCGGATGTCGAAGCCTTCAGCGATCAGCGTTTTCGCAACGGAGACCGCGCGCTCGTCGGTGCCGAGGACGATGGGCTGGATATGCGATCCGCTCGCGCCGATGCCCAGACGGCGTGTCATCTCCCGGCCCGCAAACGCGACAAGGCTTGTGAGCCGTTCACGGCGCTGGGCGCCTTCTTCGCTTTGCACGAGGGTGAGAGCGGCGCGGACGGAGGCTGCCATCAAGGGGGAGGGCGCTGTCGCGTAGATGAAGGGCCGGGCGCGGTTCACGAGATAATCGCGGACGATGCGGGGCGCGAGGACGAGAGCACCCGTGGTACCGAGGGCCTTGCCGCAGGTGTGGAGCGAGATGACGTCGGGTGCGCCTTCCAGTGCGTGGCCGAGGCCACGGCCCTGGGGCCCGAGAACGCCTGTCGCGTGCGCCTCGTCGATCACGAGCATGCCGTCGTGGCTGCGCGCGACGGCTGCGAGATCCGCCAGGGGTGCCTGGTCGCCGTCCATCGAATAGAGGCTTTCGACCGCGATCCAAGGGCGGCCCGTTCCACCGCCGGCGCGCCACGTCTTGATGGCGTCGTCGAAGGCTTCGGGGTCGTTGTGGGCTGCGGGCGTGGCAGTCGCCTTGCCTGCGCGTATGCCATCGAGCACGCTTGCGTGGATCAGCGCGTCATGGACGACGAGATCGCCGCGCGCGGGAAGCGTGGAGAAAAGGGCGTAATTGGCGAGGAAGCCGCCGCCGAAGTAGAGGCAGCTTTCCGCGCCGAAGAAGCGGGCGGCATCGGCTTCGAGCGCTTCGTGCTCGGGGTCGTTGCCGCGCAGCAGGCGCGAGCCTCCCGCGCCGACGGCGACGCCACGGTCGAGCGCGCGGGCGACCGATTCCGATAGCGCCGCCGAAGAGGCGAGACCCAGGTAGTCATTCGACGAGAAATCCACGCCGCTTCGGGGCGTGAGCGTCCGGAGGCGGCCGCGGCGCTCAAGCGCCTTTAGCGCGCGCTCGTGGCTGTCATGCATGATGAGGCGGCCTCGGCTGACGGTCCCGCGCAGCCGCAGGAGGTCCGCTCCGTGGCTGTTGTTTCGTCCCCCGCCTCGGTGTCCGTGCCGCCTTCCAGCGCTTCCGGCGTCATGCCGAGCTTTGCGAACAGCACCTGATCCTTGTCTTCGCCGGGGTTGTCGGCGGTGAGCAGCGTTTCGCCGCAGAAGATCGAGTTGGCGCCTGCGAAGAAGCACATCGCCTGCATTTCGTCGCTCATCTCGGTGCGGCCGGCGGAGAGGCGCACGTAAGACGTTGGCATCATGATGCGGGCGAGCGCGATGATGCGGACGAACGCGATCGGATCGACTTTCTTCTGGTCTTCGAGCGGCGTGCCCGCAATCGCGATCAGCATGTTGATCGGCACGCTCTCGGGATGCTCGGGGAGGTTGGCGAGCGTCACCAGCATGTCGACGCGGTCTTCGATGGTCTCGCCGAGGCCGACGATGCCGCCCGAGCAGACCTTGATACCCGCGTCGCGCACGCGTGACAGTGTGTCGAGGCGATCTGCGAACGTGCGCGTCTTGATGATCGAGGCGTAGTAGCGCTCGGAGGTGTCGATGTTGTGGTTGTAATAGTCGAGGCCAGCATCCTTGAGCTTCAGGACGTCGTCGTCCGACAGCATGCCGAGCGTCATGCACGTTTCCATGCCCATCGCCTTGACGCCTTCGACCATGGCGACCACTGAGGCCATGTCGCGGTTCTTGGGCGAGCGCCATGCCGCGCCCATGCAGTAGCGGGTGGCGCCCTGGGCCTTGGCCTTGCGGGCTTCGGAGAGCACGCGCTCGACTTCCATCAGCTTCGAGGCCTTGAGGCCGGTGCCCGAGGCGTGGTGCGCGGACTGGCTGCAATATCCGCAATCTTCCGCGCAGCCGCCCGTCTTGATGGAGAGCAGGCGCGCGAGTTGAATCTTGTTGGGGTCGAAATGGCGGCGCTGAACGGTTGCCGCACGGAAGAGGAGATCGTTGAAGGGCAGGTCGTGGATGGCCTGCGCTTCCTCGCGCGTCCAGTCGTGGCGAATGGAGTCCGCGGCGGTGGCGGGGGTCGGAACGACGTGAACGTTCATCGCGGGCTTGTCTCCTCCTAGAGCGCGGCCGGGGTCATCGGCTCGATATGACGCTCTAACTCTTTGATGGGACCTATGATCCTACCCCGGAGTGAATGAGCCCCGGTTTTCCCACTGGATGTTTGCACCGCGATGGGATGGGACGGCAAGGCTCAATTTGGTCTCGGTGGGCCGTCCCGTCCATGGGCGGCTTGCCCCGCCCCTGCCGCCGGATGGAGGCAATTATTTCCGGCGTATCGTTGCTTACGCTTGATTGAGGTGCGCTGGAGGCGGACAATCAGGGGTGGTTCGGGCTTCTAGGGTGCCCGGACTATTATTGGGGAGACCAGACTTATGGACCTGACGTCACTTCTCATTCAGGCGGCGAGCGGTGCCATCGGCGGCAATGCGGCTGCTGCTGCAACCAAAAACAACGCGCTCGGGACTCTCGGCAACACGCTGGCTGGCGCTCTCGGCGGCGGTCTCGGCGGGCAGTTGCTCGGGCCCCTGCTCGGCATCGACACGGCCGGCCTCGACATCGGGGCGATCGTGAGCGGCTTTGCCACCGGCGGTGTCAGCGGCGCGATCACGGCGCTTGCGGCGGCGTGGATCAAGTCGAAGCTCGCGTAATCGGCTCAGCACCGATTGTTTCGGTGGACGCCACATGAATTCGGGACGGGCCGGTGGGGATTTTTCTCCGCCGGCCCGTTCTCTTGCGGGTTTGCGAGACGGTGCTCTGCTCTTATCCGCCGATCTTGCCGCCGCCTTTGCGTGTGATGGCGACGATGGCCGGGCGCGGCGGTGTGCCGTCCTCGAAGTCCGGCCAGCGGGTGGTGGGCGCATCGAACGTCGAGATCACGTCTCCGCCGATTTCCGTTTCGCCAGGGTGCTGGACGGCGACGAAAAAGGTTTCGAGATCGGGCGTGAAGCAGGGGCCGCACATTTCGGCTCCGACCGGAACCTGAAAAAAGCAACGCGATGTGCCCCGTTCGGCGCCTTCGGTCTCGATGGCCCAGATTCCATCCGCGCGTTTGGTTTTGCGGGGCGAGTTTCCGTCGGTCGAGACCCAGAGGCGGCCGTCGGCGTCGACCGCGAAGTTGTCCGGCATTCCGAACCAGCCGTTTTCGCTCGTGGCCGGATTGAAGGTGGCGCCGACCGCGGCGATCTCGGGGGAGCCGCATTTGATCAGGATGTCCCAGGTGAAGGTGTCGGCTGTGTGGTCGCCGCCGTCGGGCACGATTTCGATGATGTGGCCGAAGGCGTTTGTCGCGCGCGGGTTGGCCGCGTCGGTTTTGTCCTCGGTGCGTTTCGCATTGCTCGTGAGCGCGAGATAGACTTTTCCGGTTCTGGGGTTGACGTCGATGTCCTCGGGACGGTCCATCTTCGTCGGCCCGAGCAGGTCGGCCGCGAGGCGCGTGTGAATGAGCACATCGCCCTGATCCTTGAACCCGTTGGCTTCGGTTAGCCAGACTTGGCCGCTCTTGTTCGGGAGTCCGTGGACGAGAGGTAGCCATTCGCCCGTGCCGTCGGCATTGAAACGCGCAACCGAAAGCACGCCGTTGTCGAGAAGGTTACGGTTGGCCTCTCTGTTGCCCGGGTCGACCTTACCGTCCGTGACGAAGCGATAGACGTAATCGAAGGCTTCGTCGTCGCCCTGGTAGACGACGAAGCGTCCGTCACCGTTGACGATGTTTCCGGCACCTTCGTGCTTGAAGCGGCCGAGGGCGGTGCGCTTGATCGGCGTCGAGGTGGGATCGAAGGGGTCGATCTCCACCACCCAGCCGAAGCGGTTCGGCTCGTTCGGCTCCTTCGTGACGTCGAAACGATCATGGAAGCGGCCCCAGGCGTACCATTCGGCGGGCGCGCCGTAGCGGCGCAACGCGCGCGCCTCGGGAGTGAGCGGCTTGGCT
It encodes:
- a CDS encoding PhoX family protein — protein: MRNRKLPPSVAFEAAENVGSNPTAAPTIGDLIAERLSRRDLIQGLAAVTVAAELAWPRALAAAPAQGGRHPPSPSFDFAELTVSPGSPTHHVAAGYDADVLIRWGDAVLADAPTFVPGRADAAAQARQFGYNNDFLGFLPLDGRSDHGLLVVNHEYTNGELMFPGLATRGDRDAGFASVTREMVDAEMMAHGGAVIEVRRENGKWHVVQGSRYARRITAETEMLVSGPAAGHDRMKTSEDPSGTRVHGMLNNCAGGITPWGTWLTCEENINGYFWNKDAAKPLTPEARALRRYGAPAEWYAWGRFHDRFDVTKEPNEPNRFGWVVEIDPFDPTSTPIKRTALGRFKHEGAGNIVNGDGRFVVYQGDDEAFDYVYRFVTDGKVDPGNREANRNLLDNGVLSVARFNADGTGEWLPLVHGLPNKSGQVWLTEANGFKDQGDVLIHTRLAADLLGPTKMDRPEDIDVNPRTGKVYLALTSNAKRTEDKTDAANPRATNAFGHIIEIVPDGGDHTADTFTWDILIKCGSPEIAAVGATFNPATSENGWFGMPDNFAVDADGRLWVSTDGNSPRKTKRADGIWAIETEGAERGTSRCFFQVPVGAEMCGPCFTPDLETFFVAVQHPGETEIGGDVISTFDAPTTRWPDFEDGTPPRPAIVAITRKGGGKIGG
- a CDS encoding 8-amino-7-oxononanoate synthase, with amino-acid sequence MHDSHERALKALERRGRLRTLTPRSGVDFSSNDYLGLASSAALSESVARALDRGVAVGAGGSRLLRGNDPEHEALEADAARFFGAESCLYFGGGFLANYALFSTLPARGDLVVHDALIHASVLDGIRAGKATATPAAHNDPEAFDDAIKTWRAGGGTGRPWIAVESLYSMDGDQAPLADLAAVARSHDGMLVIDEAHATGVLGPQGRGLGHALEGAPDVISLHTCGKALGTTGALVLAPRIVRDYLVNRARPFIYATAPSPLMAASVRAALTLVQSEEGAQRRERLTSLVAFAGREMTRRLGIGASGSHIQPIVLGTDERAVSVAKTLIAEGFDIRAVRPPTVPEGTARLRLSLTLNAGEKATARLVDALARALQEVPA
- a CDS encoding adenosylmethionine--8-amino-7-oxononanoate transaminase, yielding MARTTIWHPFTQHGLEPLETEIMRAKGAWLETTDNRRILDAISSWWVVTHGHRHPAIVEAIKTQADRLDQVIFAGFTHPSADALAYKLVSIAPPGLAHVFFSDSGSTSVEVALKMALGYWRGIGEPRTRIAALEHGYHGDTIGTMSAGSRGLFNATYEPLLFDVVHIPFPVAGREQATLDALDAACRDAPLAALVVEPLIAGAGGMKIYSAATLAEMKRICAHHGALLIADEVMTGWGRTGTLFACEQAGITPDIMCLAKGITGGSLPLAATLASPAVYDAHFSEDRTRTLFHSSSFTANAICCAAALANIGIWEEESVLDRIAAVSEMQLSQIAALADDARFANPRCLGTIGAIDLRVPDGGYLAAAGPALRAHFLNNGVLLRPLGNTIYVMPPYCVTADDLARAYGAIREIPAEITSA
- the bioB gene encoding biotin synthase BioB: MNVHVVPTPATAADSIRHDWTREEAQAIHDLPFNDLLFRAATVQRRHFDPNKIQLARLLSIKTGGCAEDCGYCSQSAHHASGTGLKASKLMEVERVLSEARKAKAQGATRYCMGAAWRSPKNRDMASVVAMVEGVKAMGMETCMTLGMLSDDDVLKLKDAGLDYYNHNIDTSERYYASIIKTRTFADRLDTLSRVRDAGIKVCSGGIVGLGETIEDRVDMLVTLANLPEHPESVPINMLIAIAGTPLEDQKKVDPIAFVRIIALARIMMPTSYVRLSAGRTEMSDEMQAMCFFAGANSIFCGETLLTADNPGEDKDQVLFAKLGMTPEALEGGTDTEAGDETTATERTSCGCAGPSAEAASSCMTATSAR
- a CDS encoding peptidylprolyl isomerase is translated as MKLSHAARFAVVPALVLLGALAQAGSAHAEDKVLAKINGVEIRESDLALAEAEVGAEVANIPAANRRRLLLEFLIEMQLYSNAADGEKLTSGPEFERRLAYWNTRAKRDAYYEKAVKEAIGEGVVRALYDEKVKELTPEEEVEASHILVETEEQAKALADQARDGGDFAKLAAEHSKDPGSKANGGKLGYFGKGQMVKEFDEAAFSLEKGEISKPVKSQFGWHVIKVEDRRMKPVPTFEEVKGQISHAMEQQKGQQVSKELRDKATVEYVDSEIREQVEKEVAAQAARQQMFDQQMNEQLQKQQDQQKLENEAK
- a CDS encoding thiopurine S-methyltransferase, translated to MDPNFWIERWKNAEIGFHREKVHDFLPRYWASLGLAAGSAVFVPLCGKSYDMVWLAAQGHRVIGCELSPLAVDAFFREQDLVADVRPEGALAVWSAGPFTIWCGDIFELPQEALRDVAAVYDRAALVAFPPSLQVRYAETLLTLLPPEAPMLLVSLAYPDGQINGPPFSTPLAQVDALFADTHDIALAETRDGLDESQNLKARGVTSLDETAYILKRT
- the argJ gene encoding bifunctional glutamate N-acetyltransferase/amino-acid acetyltransferase ArgJ; its protein translation is MGQITTRSPFTPDSLPRLLPIEGVRFATAEAGIKYRSRTDLMVAVLDEGTTAAGVLTQSKTASAPVLLCREHLKGGAARLLIVNSGNANAFTGKKGREAVEITVEAGAKAAGCAAGEVFVASTGVIGEPLDAGKFAHLLDALVRDATPDAFELAARAIMTTDTYPKLATRTARIGGVEVAINGFCKGAGMIAPDMATMLAFIFTDAAIGSEALQALLSEHVETTFNSMTIDGDTSTSDTCLLFATGAAEARGQARVTDAADPALADFSAALHDLMRDLAIQVAKDGEGLSKFVTFVVEGAESVPAARRIALACANSPILKTAIAGEDPNWGRVVMAVGKAGEAADRDKLAIWFGPYCVARDGERAGEYDEATVAAYMKNREIVIRVNAGVGEAAAHVWTCDLTHDYVSINADYRS
- the bioD gene encoding dethiobiotin synthase, which gives rise to MTQGLIVTGTDTGVGKTVVAAALAGALDAAYWKPIQCGLENGGDSAEVRTLSGLPAERLLPEAYRFAMAASPHRAAEAEGIEISLADLTLPDVRGPLVVEGAGGLMVPLTRQSLLIDLFASWRLPVVLVARTALGTINHSLLSIEALNGRNIPILGVAFVGDEVPDTERTIVEMGGVRRLGRLPHIAPLTRASLAAAFAENFRIEDLR